Within the Desulfovibrio sp. genome, the region GCTGGCCGGTGACATCGGTTCCGGCGCGGGCAGCCGCGCCCTTTATGCGTGGCTCACGGAACATGCGGCAACGCTGGCCCCCAGCGGGCTGACATTCCACTATCTTTTCCCGGATGTGGATTGGCACAACCGCGTGCTCATGGCCATACAGGCCTTGCCGTCGCCACCCCTGCTGGTGGCCGATGCGGGCTTCATGTACGTGGCCAAGATGAGCGGTTACGCCGACGCCTACGACCTTTTCACGCCCGACCTGGGCGAAATGGCCTTTCTGGCTGACGAAAAAGCGCCGCACCCTTTTTATACCAGAGGATTTTTGCTGGCCGAGGAAGAGGATATTCCCGGTCTGCTGGCCCGCGCCCAGGCGCACGGCAACTGCCCGGCCAACCTCATCATCAAGGGCCGCGCCGATCATATCGTCTGCGAAGGACGCCTTGCCGCGACCATCGAGGAACCCTCGGAACCGGCCATGGAGTGCATCGGCGGTACAGGCGACCTTGTGACGGGCCTTGTGACGGCCCTGCTGGCCGGGGGGATTCCCCTGTGCAGGGCCAGCCTCGCCGCAGCGCGTCTGGCGCGGCTTCTGGCGCGCTACTGTGCGCCCGACCCCGGCACGCAGGTGGCCCAATTGCTGGCCCGGCTGCCCCAATTTTTACAGGAACATGCCGAGGCTGTTCTTGCAATGGACTGAGGCTGTGGCAGCCGCGCTGACGGCTCCCGCAAATCGTATTTTTCGGGGGAATGAAAACGCTGGAATGTGAAGCAGTGTAAAGTCCATCTGTTCCAGGGCTGGCGACACCATAAAATAAAGGCCGCCACGGCCGGGTCTTGCGCCAGAATAAAAAAAGGCCGCCACGGCGAATGCCTGCGTGCGGCCAGGAGCGTCGTTTATCCCGGATTGGCGCTATTCTTCTTCTTCCAGCACCTTGAGTTCAGCGGACAACTGGCCGGAATTATAGCGCAAAAGAACATAGCCCCCTTGCGCCAGAGCGCCGGGATTGACCACAATGGTGCGGCCCACGCGGTCTACGGCCCGTGCCTCGTGAATGTGCCCGCACAGGCAGATGTCCGGCTGGGCTTCTTCAAGAAATTCGCGTACCGCGGTGGAACCCACATGCACGTCGCCGGGTATGACGTCGCAGGCCGTATCCTTGGGCGGGTTGTGCGACACAAGCACTCTGTGCGGATAGGCGCGGGCCTTCTGCCAGCAGGCTTCAAGCCATGCGGCGAAAGCTGATTCAGGATATTCGCTGGGCGTGCCAAAGGGCGTGAAGGTGGAAGCGCCAACCCCGAAGATGGCCGTGTCCGGCGTAAGCTCGCGCGTTACAGTGTGCAGGTTCCAGCCTTTTTCACTGAGCCACTGATCCACTTCAGGGCGATCCATGTTGCCTATCTGCGCGAGAATCATAGGATTATAGCTACGCAGGACGTCCATGACCTGTTCTGCCTGTTTGACGCCGCCTGTCACCGTGAGGTCGCCGGTGACGATGATGCCGTCGGCCTGGCTCAGTTCGGGAATCTTGGCAAAACGATCGGTTTCGTCATGTATGTCGCCAACGGCGATCCAGAGGTAATCCTGGTCGGTAGAGCTTGGCATGGTGGCGTGTCCTTTGTTATATTGACGCTGCAATAATGCTGCCATACTTCAGTACATAAGGAAAGGCCCGCCATGAGTGAAAATCCCTCTGTGCAAGCCGCGCGGCCGCTGCCGCTGGATGCGGTGGCTGCCCGCAAACAGGCTCTGCGCGAACGCATGACCAGGCTTCGCCGTGAGCAGTCCCAACACCTTGCCCGTGAGCGGGCCGTGGCGGCGCAAGAAAGACTGCTTCAGTCTGATTGCTGGCGTCAGGCGTCATCAGTGGCGCTTTACGTGGGCATCAAGGACGAACTCGGCACCGGCCTGCTGCTGGAAGCGGCATGGCGCGAAGGGCGCACCCTCTGGCTGCCGCGCGTCCGGCGCGGACAACCCGGCTTTATGGATTTCGTGGCTTGCGTCAGCCGTGAGCAACTGCGGCCCGGCCCTTTTGGCCTTGTTGAGCCGGAAGCGGATCTGCCGGGTTTTGGCCCTGAGGACGTGGCCGCTGGCGCGGGCAGGGTTCACTCCACGGAGGGCGGCGCGGCGTTTGCCCCCTCGCTGATGGTGCTGCCCGGCCTGGCTTTTGATCTTGAAGGCGGCCGCCTTGGATACGGCGGTGGGTATTATGACCGGTTTTTACAGGCCGGGCTTGAGTGCCCACGCGTGGGCTTCTGTTTCGATTTTCAGCTTGTCCCTCCCTTGCCCCTGGCCCCCTGGGATCAGCGGGTTCACCATCTATGCACCGAAGAGCGTCTGTTGTGCCTATAAGCTATATCCCTTTTGTGTTTCCCGGCCTGGATTCCGTGCGATGCGCCTTTCAGACCCGCCCCGGCGGCGTGTGCCGTGGAGAGTATGGCGGCGGCAATATTTCCTTCAGCGTGGGTGATGACGCGGCCCTGGTGGCGGCCAACCGTGAGAGCCTGCTGGCGGGCCTGCAATCCCGGGGTTTGCGCCACTGGGCGGAACTGCAGCAGGTGCACGGCGATGTCATGGCCTTTGAGCCGACTCCTGTGCCCTGTGACGCGGTGGCGGTGGAAGAGGGGGACGGCATGGCCACGGCCGAACCCGGCCTGGGCCTGCTCATCAAGACCGCGGACTGCCAGCCCATTTTGCTGGCGCATAAAAGCGGCAGATACGTGGCGGCCATGCACGCAGGCTGGCGCGGCAACCGCTGCGACTTTCCCCTTTCAGGCGTTGTGCGCTTTTGCGAGCGCTACGACATCAGGCCGCAGGACGTCTTTGCCGTCCGTGGGCCGAGTCTTGGCCCCGGCAAGGCTGAATTCATCAATTTTGACAAGGAATGGGGGCCGCAGTTCGTGCCCTGGTTTGACGAAGAAAGCCGCACCATGGATCTTTGGGGATTGACCCGCCATCAGCTTGTGCAGGCGGGTATTCCGGCACGTAATATCTTTGGTCTGGATATCTGCACTGCCAGCAACAACGACCAGTTTTTCTCCTACCGTTGCGCCAGGGCTTCGGGCCGTCAGGCCAGCATCATCTGGATTCAGAAAAACTGAAGGGTGTTCGGGCATCGGCGTAGGCTGGCGGGATGTTTTGCAGCTCAGACGGCTGCCAGCCCGGCTGCAGGCCGCTCATGGCGCAGGGCCGCTCATGGCGCAGGGCCGCCTGCCCTGTGGTTCTGGCCCGCCATCACGGCATTGACAGGCTTGCCGCCCCCGCCTACAGTAGGCGCGGCAATGGTAGCCGGGTTGCCCGGCTTGAAAAGGGAATCCCGTTAAATGCGGGAGCGGACCCGCCGCCGTAAGGCTCGCCAACCTCGCACCACACAGCGCCACTGGAAACGGGAAGGCCGGTGAGAGGGAGCCAAGCCGGAAGACCTGCCTTGCCCCATGCTCCGCCTTTCACGTGGTAAACAGGAGGCATGGCAGCGGCATGAGCCGCCACGGCAACGGGATTTTGTCGGCAGGATTGAGGAAATACGGGCCTCTTCCTTCATGAAGCAACAGCTGCTTCATGCGGGAAGGGGCTTTTTTTATGCCCACGCGCTCCACGCTGGGCCTTCAAAGGGCGGGCATGACCGCGACATCACATTCCTCTTCTCCCTCCGGGTTGTCATCCGTGCGCCTGTGGCCCGCGTTCGCGGCCTTGGCCGCGCTGTGGCTTGTTTCCCTGCCGTTGGCCTGCCTGCCCGGGCCGGTTCCGCTGGCGGCGGGTCAGGTTTTTCACGCTCTGGCGGCGCAGCTGGGGCTGGCTGAGCCGCCGCAGGATGCGTCGCTCATGCTGGTGGTGGGGCAGATACGTCTTGCCCGCGTGTGCCTTGCTACCCTGTGCGGCGGCGCTTTGGCCGTGGCGGGCGTGGCCCTGCAGGGGGTTTTGCGCAACCCTCTTGCCGACCCCTTTACCCTGGGGATTTCGGCGGGCGCGGCCTGCGGGGCAAGTATCGCCATCGCCCTTGGCGGCGTTGCGGGCAGGGCGCTGAGCGGCCTTTTGGCGGCAATGCACATTTCCCTGCCAGGACCTGCGGCCCTGGTGGCTCCGGCGGCTCTGGCGGGCGCGCTGCTGGCCCTGGCCGGAGCCTTGTGGCTTGGCAGGGGCGACGGCGGCTTCAGGCGTGAGAGCGTCATACTTGCTGGCATTGCCGTGGCGGCCTTTCTGGGGGCGCTGGTGGCATTGATCAAGGCGCTTAATGAAGAATCCGTAACCAGCATTGTTTTCTGGATTATGGGATCATTTCAGGGGCGCGGCTGGGACAGTCTGCCCCTGCTGCTGGCAACGTTCGTGCCTGGCCTGATCGCTGTGGCCTTGGGCTGGCGCGCGCTGGACGTTCTGACCATGGGCGACGAACAGGCCGCCCAGCTTGGGCTGAATGTGGGTCGCGCGCGGCTTTGGCTGCTGGCCGGGGCAAGCTGCATGACGGCGGGTTGCGTGGCGGTGGCCGGGGTCATCGGCTTTGTGGGGCTGGTGGTGCCACATGTGCTGCGCCTTGTGCTGGGCTGCGGTCACGGCCCCCTGCTGGCCGGAGCGTTTTTTGGCGGCGGCGTGCTGCTGGTCTGGGCCGACGTGCTGGCCCGCAGTGTGCTGGACGGCGGACAGGAACTGCCCGTGGGCGTGGTCACCGCGCTTCTTGGCGGGCCATTTTTTGCCCTGCTGGTGCGGAGGCGTCCATGAAGCAGAGCGCGACCCCGCCCATGCTTGAGGTGCGCAACCTGCGCTCCGGTTACAGGGAGCGGCCAGTATTGCAGGGCGTGAGTTTTGCGGCGCGTGGCGGTGAATGTCTGGCCCTGCTTGGCCCCAACGGCAGCGGCAAGACCACGTTGTTACGCAGCCTTTCCGGCGTGCTGCACGCGCAGGAAGGGGAGATTTTTCTTCAGGGCAGGTCGCTGGCGGCCATGAAGCCGCGCCAGCGAG harbors:
- a CDS encoding NAD(P)H-hydrate dehydratase, encoding MLHLPDGSAVPVQRGTAALAATALLACEALGFEPPRLLLAGDIGSGAGSRALYAWLTEHAATLAPSGLTFHYLFPDVDWHNRVLMAIQALPSPPLLVADAGFMYVAKMSGYADAYDLFTPDLGEMAFLADEKAPHPFYTRGFLLAEEEDIPGLLARAQAHGNCPANLIIKGRADHIVCEGRLAATIEEPSEPAMECIGGTGDLVTGLVTALLAGGIPLCRASLAAARLARLLARYCAPDPGTQVAQLLARLPQFLQEHAEAVLAMD
- a CDS encoding metallophosphoesterase family protein — protein: MPSSTDQDYLWIAVGDIHDETDRFAKIPELSQADGIIVTGDLTVTGGVKQAEQVMDVLRSYNPMILAQIGNMDRPEVDQWLSEKGWNLHTVTRELTPDTAIFGVGASTFTPFGTPSEYPESAFAAWLEACWQKARAYPHRVLVSHNPPKDTACDVIPGDVHVGSTAVREFLEEAQPDICLCGHIHEARAVDRVGRTIVVNPGALAQGGYVLLRYNSGQLSAELKVLEEEE
- a CDS encoding 5-formyltetrahydrofolate cyclo-ligase, which encodes MSENPSVQAARPLPLDAVAARKQALRERMTRLRREQSQHLARERAVAAQERLLQSDCWRQASSVALYVGIKDELGTGLLLEAAWREGRTLWLPRVRRGQPGFMDFVACVSREQLRPGPFGLVEPEADLPGFGPEDVAAGAGRVHSTEGGAAFAPSLMVLPGLAFDLEGGRLGYGGGYYDRFLQAGLECPRVGFCFDFQLVPPLPLAPWDQRVHHLCTEERLLCL
- a CDS encoding polyphenol oxidase family protein; the encoded protein is MPISYIPFVFPGLDSVRCAFQTRPGGVCRGEYGGGNISFSVGDDAALVAANRESLLAGLQSRGLRHWAELQQVHGDVMAFEPTPVPCDAVAVEEGDGMATAEPGLGLLIKTADCQPILLAHKSGRYVAAMHAGWRGNRCDFPLSGVVRFCERYDIRPQDVFAVRGPSLGPGKAEFINFDKEWGPQFVPWFDEESRTMDLWGLTRHQLVQAGIPARNIFGLDICTASNNDQFFSYRCARASGRQASIIWIQKN
- a CDS encoding iron ABC transporter permease — translated: MTATSHSSSPSGLSSVRLWPAFAALAALWLVSLPLACLPGPVPLAAGQVFHALAAQLGLAEPPQDASLMLVVGQIRLARVCLATLCGGALAVAGVALQGVLRNPLADPFTLGISAGAACGASIAIALGGVAGRALSGLLAAMHISLPGPAALVAPAALAGALLALAGALWLGRGDGGFRRESVILAGIAVAAFLGALVALIKALNEESVTSIVFWIMGSFQGRGWDSLPLLLATFVPGLIAVALGWRALDVLTMGDEQAAQLGLNVGRARLWLLAGASCMTAGCVAVAGVIGFVGLVVPHVLRLVLGCGHGPLLAGAFFGGGVLLVWADVLARSVLDGGQELPVGVVTALLGGPFFALLVRRRP